The sequence AAAGAGATGACCCTCTTTTCCATCTCTTCCAGCGGAAGCAAAGAATCCATAAAGCCGTCAAAGCTTGTGATCACAGTGACTTGTTCCTGTTCAAGCAATGCCTGGTACACTTCCATTCTCTGTTTAATCAAAAACTTGCCACGAAGATCTGCCTGATAAAACAATAAGTCTTTTGCCGGATAGATCCATACATCAGAATCCAGAAAACGGTACTCTTCATAAATTTGTTTTGCCTTGAGCTCACTGGAAACAGCGATGATTTTTCGTTTAAAACCATCGCCCAGCGCATACATCAAATGTGTTTTCTGGGAAGTGACACAACCTGATATCTGTATCATTCCCTGCTTTTCCGTTCTTTTTTTCTGAATCTCTTCATACTCCGCCAATTCTTTCAGCGGTCCTGCAAAAAACTGCATGTTCTCCTCCTTCTATGCTTTTACTTTTTTGTTGAACACATTCATCGCAGCCTCAATCTCACCTTGCACAATCTGCTCTACTGCATCAGATGCATGTTCATATCCTTCTTCCATCAATTCTCTTTCCTGTTTAGAAAAATGACCGAGCACATAGTCTGCCAGATCGTAATTCTTCGGTTTTTCTCCTACTCCTACTTTAATTCTCGGAAATACCGTTGTGCCAAGATGGGCGATAATACTCTTGATTCCGTTGTGACCGCCCGCACTTCCTTTTTTGCGGATGCGAAGTTGTCCTACATCCAGACTGATGTCATCATAAATGACAAGCAGATCAGACTCCGGATCAATCTTGTAGTAATTTACAATTCCCCCAACGCTCTCTCCGCTCAAATTCATATAAGTCTGCGGTTTTACAAGAAGTACTTTCTGCCCCGCAATGACTCCTTTCCCGCAGAATGCCCGACACTTCCTTGCATCCACTGATATATTATATTTCTCCGCCAACACATCTATGACATCAAACCCGGCATTGTGTCTCGTTCCTTCATACTGAGCCGTCGGATTTCCTAATCCTACTATAACAAACATCATTTCACCTCTTCTTTTTACTGCTTTTCTTATTTTACAAGAACTATCCTCGTTTGTCACGCAAAAGCCATGAATAATTTTCCAAACTTCTTCATACATTATAAAAAGTAAACAATTATCGTTCGATAGATTAGGAGGCCTCTATGAGTTCCAAGACCAAAATCGTTGTCTTACACATGAAAGAAGTGATTTATACTGTAGTGTTTGTCGTGCTGGGAATTTTGCTGATCCTGCTGCTAACCTTTATGTTCCTCCCAAATGATGAAAAACATACATCCAAAAAACAAGAATATATGCCCGGTGTCTACACTTCCACCGTCACTTTAAATAACACTTCTCTGGAAGTGGAAGTTGCAGTGGACAGCTCACACATCAACTCCATCCGGTTCAGCAATCTGGATGAAACAGTTGCAACAATGTACCCGCTGATTCAGCCTGCAATCGAAAATATTGCAGAGCAAGTCTATGATTCCCAGTCGCTGGAAAATATATCCTTCCCGGAAGATAATCCTTACACCTCTCAGGTCATCATAAACGCAATTGATGATGCATTAAAAAAAGCCACGGTCAAATAAAACCGTGGCTTTTTGCTTCTCTTAGCCTTCTACAACAAGATAGCGTCCGTCAGAAACCGGAAATACTTCCGAAGCCTCCTCAAGCTCATCATCTGTCATCTCTGCGATATCCGCTCCGTTCTCTTCAAAGTAATCTCTTACTTCGTCCAACGAATCCACGACAACTGCCATGCAGTCCTCCAAAAATGCCTCTGCTTCCTCAAGAGTCTCCGCAACCGGTTCGTCAAATAACTGTAACTGTTTCTCCAAAAAAACTTTTAAACATTCTTCATCATATTCATACATTTTAAAATTCCTCCTATATACCCTTTCCTATCATATGAATTAATTCTTCTGGTCTGTCAATGATATGCTCCGCACCATTTTCCTTAAGTATTTCTCTTGAGCGAAATCCCCAGGATACGCTCACTGTCTTCATACCCGCTGCATGCCCCGTCTTAATATCCACTTCAGAATCTCCGACGTACACACATTCTTCTTTTTTACATCCAAGCTTCTCTGCAATCATCAGCGCTGCGCTCGGATCCGGCTTTCTCGGTACACTGTCTATCTGTCCCTGAACATATGAAAAAACATCTTCCCCGAAAAATTCCTTCACCACATCAACAGCCTGCAAATGCGGCTTGTTCGACAGCACCGCCAGCTTGATTCCACTCTTCTTCAACTGTTCAAGCATCTCTGCGATTCCATCGTATGGTGTTACATGATATGTACAATTTTCTCCAAATATACGTCCATATATCTCCATTGCCGGCTCCATCTGAGATTTTTCTAAATCTCCTCCTGCCACCAAGGCACGTTCGATCAGACATCTCGCACCATTTCCGACAAAGCTTCTGCACTGCTCTTGTGTAATTTTCTTAAGCTTTAATTCTTTCAACGTTTCATTAACTGAATATGTTAAGGATTCTAATGTATCTGTCAATGTCCCGTCCAAATCAAATATGCATGCTTTATACATTGTGTGCCTCCTTAATTTTTTATAGCATCAGTATAGTATGAACACTCTGAAATTTCAATATCTTTTTTTACAACCTCCAAAAAGTAGTGAAGGCAGTATACTTCTCTCCTCGCACACTGCCCATGTTTTTCTCCCCTCTCATGCCATCAGATACTGGCGCATCACCTTCAATGCGTGTTTTTCAAGTCTGCTCACCTGTGCCTGGGAAATATCAATATCCTCCGCAACTTCCATCTGGGTGCGCCCCTCAAAAAAACGTAATCGGATAATATATTTTTCTCTCTCTCCCAGATGTTCCATCGCTGCCTGAAGCGCCAGTTCCTCAATCCAGTTCTCTTCTTTATTTTTTTTGTCACTGATCTGATCCATCACATAAAGTGCATCTCCACCGTCATTATAGACCGGCTCATTTAAGCTCATCGGCGCCTGAATCGCATCCATCGCAAACACAATATCTTCTTTTGCTATGCCAATCTCTTCTGAGATTTCCTGAAGTGTCGGCTCCCTTAGATTCCGTTTCATATATCCCTCTTTTGCATAGATTGCTTTGTATGCCGTATCCCGCAGCGAACGACTTACACGAATCGAATTATTGTCTCTCATATATCTTCTGATCTCCCCGATAATCATCGGAACTGCATAGGTAGAAAATTTGACATCCAGCTCTGTGTTAAAATTATTGATTGCCTTGATCAGCCCGATGCATCCTATCTGAAACAGATCATCCGGATTTTCATTGCTATTCGTAAAACGCTTGATTACGCTTAATACCAGTCTTAGATTTCCTTTTATATATTGCTCTTTCGCTCCCTCATCTCCTGCCTTAATCTTTGCAAATAGTGCATTTTTCTCTTCTTCCTTAAGCAGCGGCAGCTTCGACGTGTCCACACCACATATTTCCACTTTATTCAGTGCCATCTTCGTATCCTCCCACGATTTCTTTCTAGTAGGATTCTCTGCATTGTGCGGTGTAAATATACTATTTTGAACGAAATAAAAAAAATAATAGTCCTTGACACTTGTTCAAGAACTATTATTTCAAACGGTTCATTACCGGTTCCATTTATCTGCCAGATTTTTAATCTGAGCTTCTAATTTCGCAAGGTCTTTATTTGCGAGACCTTCATTTTTCATAATAACTTCAAGCAGATATTTTCCCGCGTTTACCGTGCGGTTAAATGCACTTTCTGCTCTCAATTTCTCTGGTTTCTCCACTTTCTTCTTCACAATCGGATTTCCTTTTGACAGAATCTGATTCGTCGCAAGATCTACACATCCGCCTGAATACGGTGCGAATGCCGGTATGTCAAATCTCTCAGTCACTGTCTCTGCAAAGGAATCGGTCACCTGATCCTCGCCATGCACGACAAATACATGCCTGATATCCGATTCAAATCCACCAAGCCAGTCAAGCAGTCCATTCATATCCGCATGGCCGCTGATTCCTTTCAACGATTCAATTCTGGCAGCCACCTCAATAGTCTCGCCAAACAGCTTGACAACAGGCGCTCCCTCGATCAGTTTTCGTCCGAGTGTACCGACCGCCTGATAACCTACAAAAAGAATCGTACATTCTTTTCTCCAGAGATTATGTTTCAGATGGTGCCGGATTCTGCCCGCCTCGCACATTCCGGAAGCGGATATAATGACTTTTGGTCTGCTGTCAAAATTGATCAATTTGGAATCGTCACTCGTCACAGAAAGCCTCAGACCCGGAAATACAAGCGGGTTAATTCCCTGATCCACCAATTCCATTGCCTCTTTATCAAAACAATCTCTCTCATTCTTTGTAAACACACTGGTTGCCTCAATCGCAAGCGGACTGTCCACATACACATCAAAGTTCGGGAAATCACTCAGCAGATTCTTCTCTTTGATCTCACGGATAAAATACAGTAGTTCCTGCGTCCTTCCCACTGCAAAAGAAGGAATCACCACATTGCCTCCTTTTTGGAAGGTATCTCGCAAAATCCTTGTAAATTCTCCCAAATAATCCGGTCTCTCATCTCCATGCAGACGATCTCCGTAAGTCGATTCAATCACAACATAATCTGCCTCTTTTATCTGTTTCGGGTCTTTGATAATCGGCTGATTGATATTTCCGACGTCTCCTGAAAATACAATTTTCCGTGATAGCCCCTCTTCTGTAATCCAAATCTCAATACAGGCAGAGCCAAGCAAATGTCCAATATCCGTAAAACGCACTTCCACGCCCTTGCACAGCTCTATCCGCTGCTCATAATCGCACGGTGCCAAAAGTTCCACTGCATCCTGTGCATCCTGCATCGTATACAGCGGCTCATACAGCGGCTCACCGGAACGTCTTGCCTTTCGATTTCTCCACTCCGCTTCAAACTCCTGAATATGGGCACTGTCTCGAAGCATAATATCGCAGAGATCCGCGGTTGCAAAAGTGGTGACAATCTGTCCTTTAAATCCATTTTTCACCATAAGCGGAATCAAACCTGAATGGTCAATATGTGCATGTGTCAGAAGTATAAAATCAATATCTCCCGGTGCAATCGGAAGTTCCTGATTCTCATACAAATCCGGTCCCTGCTCCATACCACAGTCAATCAAAATGTGCTTACCATTCGTCTCCAGCAAATGACAGCTTCCAGTCACTTCGTGGGCTGCTCCGATAAACGTTAATTTCATACAATCAACCCCTTTTCTTTTTATCCTACCACTTTTTCCTTCTTTTCGATAGTCTTTTTACCAATTTTTAAGATTCATAACGCACCATTTCCCGCTTTAATCTCTGCATGATTTTCTTCTCCAATCTTGAAATATAAGACTGTGAAATGCCAAGGAGGTCAGCGACCTCTTTTTGCGTTTTTTCCTCCCCGTCAAGTGTTCCAAGCCCAAAACGCATCCGCACGATCATCCTCTCTCTGTTGGAAAGCCTGCCGATTGCTTTAACAAGTAATTTTCGCTCTGCCTCATTTTCCAGATCACGATATATCGTATCCTCTTCTGTCCCCAGAATATCGGACAACAAAAGCTCATTTCCATCCCAGTCAACATTTAGCGGCTCATCAATTGACACTTCCAGCTTTGTCTTATTATTTCTTCTCAGATACATCAAAATCTCATTCTCAATACATCTGGAGGCATATGTCGCAAGCTTTATATTCTTTGTCGGATTGAATGTATTGATTGCCTTGATCAGACCAATCGTCCCAATCGATATCAGATCTTCTACTCCAACCCCTGTATTGTCAAATTTTTTTGCAATGTAGACGACAAGTCTCAGATTGTGTTCAATCAAAACTTTCTTGGCATACTCATCGTCTTTTGAGCCGAGCTCGTTGATTGCTTCTGCTTCTTCCTCCACCGCCAGTGGAGCCGGAAGCACTTCAGAGCCCCCTATGTAATGTATATCCTTCTTTTCCGGAAACAAAAATGTTCGAAATCCCGGTATAAATTTAAATTTAAACTGATGTGACATCACTGTGTTGATAACCATTTTTACTCCTCCTAAAATATGTCAGGATTTAAAATCATCTGATATGTATCTTCTGCCGTAATTTCTTCCTCACTGATTCCAATCAACGGATTTTTAATCCAGTGAATTTCATCATTTTCCACACACATTTTGTCAATCCGCACAACCGGAAGAACCCCTTCCCGCTTTCCGATTGAATGATACGGAACATATCTGATCTTCCCCATTTTTTCTTCTCCCAAAAATTTCATCGCCGTCTTTCTGTCCAATATGCTGACAGGCTCATTTGTGACAGGGTCTCTCAGTCCGTTGCCAGTGTCAATCATGCCTTTTATACAACATTTCTTTTGTCCCAGATACAACTGCGCTCTACATTGATATTGATTCACTCTTTGAACGGAAACGATAAAACTCCATATCCATGTAACAACGTAATATGCAGCGACTGCGACAAGCAGAAACATACTTCCAATCTTTATGTACTGTCTGAAATGCTCCATCACACCTCCCAGCAGGAATCCACCCGTATAAAGCATCAAAAGCGCTTTTACAAAATTTCTCATATCTTTGATCTTAAGCCCTGCTTTGATCATTGCTGTGTTTACAACTACATGGAACAGTATGAATTTCAAAAACGGATGTAAGACCGGTAATATGATGACCAGACACGTCAGAAAAGATCCTGTCATTGCTCCTATACAGATATTACCGTGCGTGGCAGTACACTTTAACATCTTTCGAACTAAAAGCAAAAGTATATAGTCCATCATAAAATTTACCAGGAACAGCACGTCTATATACAATTCATAGTACACGTCCCACCTTCTTTCTCTTTCGACGCAAAATCGATTTGGTACTCAAGCAAAACTCATTATACGGAATGTCCTCCGAAAAATTTGTCAAATACGCTTGGGAAACTGCCCCTTTCGTTCGACAAAAAAAGAGACATGCTCTTGCATATCTCTTTTTATTCATCAATCTCTTATTTTTTCAAAAATGATGGAATCTTAATAGACTGTTCCTTTACATGGCTCGTTGGTGTTCTTGGAACCTGTAATGTAGGCATCGTTCCACCTGCAGTCTTTGGCTGTGCTGCATTCACGGCATCTGCTCCAAGATCAAACTTGTTCGCTGACTGCTGAGCTACAGGAGCTTCCTGTCTTTCTACATTCTGGATAGTCGGCATAACAGTCTTCTCTAATCTTGATTTTAATTTAGAAGCTGTTCCGCCTGTATTATGTAAACCTGTCGCAATAACTGTGATTGTCGCCTCATCTGTCTTTGTATCATCATACATTGCACCGAAAATAATATTAGCTTCTTCGCCTGCAAGATCCTGTACATATTCAGCTGCATCACTTGCATCCATCAATGTGATATCACCTGAAATGTTGATGATAACATGAGATGCACCTGCAATTGTTGTCTCTAAAAGTGGACTGGAAACAGCTTCCTTCACTGCCTCAAGAGCCTTGTCATCTCCCTTTCCATATCCGATACCAATGTGTGCAATACCTTTGTCAAGCATTACTGTCTGCACATCGGCAAAGTCCAAATTGATCAAAGAAGGTACATTGATCAAGTCTGTGATTCCCTGAATACCCTGCTGCAATACCTCGTCTGCCTTCTTCAGCGCGTCCGGCATAGTCGTTCTTCTGTCTACCACTTCAAGCAGCTTGTCGTTCGGGATTACAATCAGTGTATCTACATTCTCTTTGAGCTTTTCAATTCCTGCAAGAGCATTGTTCATACGTGTCTTTGATTCAAAACGGAAAGGTTTTGTAACGACACCAACTGTAAGCGCTCCCTGCTCTTTCGCAATACGTGCAACAACCGGTGTAGCACCTGTACCGGTTCCGCCACCCATACCACATGTCACGAATACCATATCAGCACCTTTCAATGCTGCTGCAATCTCTTCTTCACTTTCTTCTGCTGCTTTTTCACCAATCTCAGGTTTTGCTCCTGCACCGAGACCTTTTGTAAGCTTATCCCCAATCTGCATCAATGTTGGAGCTTTTGCCAACTGTAACGCCTGTTTATCTGTATTAATTGCAATAAATTCAACTCCGGCAATCTGCTCATCGATCATGCGGTTCACCGCATTGTTACCGCCGCCACCGACACCTACTACAATTATTTTTGCTGCTGCTTCTGATTCATTTGTTTTGATTTCTAACAAGAGTTTCTCCTCCTTTGTTTCCCTATTTATCTTATACATCCCTGGATTATACTTTATATGCTTCTTGTCACATAGTTATATAATATCGGCTTTTCCTTAAATAATCAATAGAAACTTTCCTTATTTTTTCATTTTTTTACTCGTTTGTTGTAACTTCTTCTTTAAAACTGATATCTGAACTTGCTTCATTGTAATATTCCATATCGAGCACGCCTGTTTTTCCCTCTAATTTTTCTAAAATAGGTGGAAGCTGAACCACTTTTTCGTCAAAACGGCTTCTTCCAAGACGCACACACACATTTTCAAAGTACAGATCCATGCTGTTGTCTTCCCACACAATGCGATCCGGCTCCAAATCATTTTTCTTTATCTCTTTTGTCAACTCCACAATATAAGAGAATACTTTCTCATTATCCACAGAAAGCTTTTTGTACTGTTCGATCGTTTCGGTTTCCAGTCCTTCTATCACCGGTACCCCATCCATCTTCTCAGTACTTTTCAGAAGCACAAGCCCTTCTTTGTCAAAATATACATACTCATTGTCTGATACTATGCAGCCAATCATCTTTTTCTCTGTCACTTTTACTTTTAATGCCCACGGAGCCGAAAGCCCTACCTCTACTTTTTCCAGATATGGCGGCATCTTATAGGAACCAAACTTAAATTTCCAAAATGCATACAACGCATTCGAAGTGTATTTATCTTCCCGAACCCACTCTAGCACCTCATTCTTTTCACTGTACTGCGTTCCTTTTACATCTATCTTCTGCACATGAAATAAAATCAATGTAGCTACTACTATGATAGCGATCGTCAGTATCAGCACAACAACCGCATATAAATAATATCCAATTTTACTTTTTTTCTTTTTTCTTTTTTTTCTCGGTCTTTCTTCGATCTCTTCTCTTTCCTGCTCCATCTTTTTCCTCCTGTCGTTTCTTTTCTATTCTATCAGATTCGATACACTCAGGACAAGCCCCATTTCTAATAGAAGAAACATAACCGAAGTTCCTCCATAACTGATAAACGGCAGCGTGATTCCTGTATTTGGTATCGTGTTGGTGACAACTGCAATATTGAGTATGACCTGAATCATCATATGCGCCATCGCTCCGGACGCGATCAGCGCCCCAAACAAATCTTTTGCATGTGTGGCAATCATAAAAAAACGCCAGATTAAAATCAGAAATAAAAGAATAATAAATGACGCTCCCACAAGACCTAATTCTTCACAGACAATGGAAAAAATCATATCATTTTGCGCCTCTGGAACAAATCCAAGCTTTTGCACGCTTGCCCCAAGACCTCTTCCAAAGAGACCGCCCGAGCCAATTGCAAACAATCCCTGCAATGTCTGATAGCCTTTTTCATATTTTTCCGGATTCCTCCAAATTGCCAGCCGTTCCAGTCGATAGCTCTCAAGCGCCAGAAAAATCCCCATAAATCCGGCGCCGCTGACACAGAGCCATACAAACTGTGCATACTTTGGACTTGCCACAAACACAAGCACAGCGCCAATTCCAAGAATAATGATTGCGGTGCTTAAATTACTCGCCCCCACAAGTCCTACGATCGGCAAAATCAGAAGCATGACAAACAGCAAATATCGCATTTGTTTCATTTTTCGCACATTCTTTGTGATCACACATGCCAAGAATAAGATCACTGCAATCTTTGCAAATTCTGAAGGCTGAAATGACAAAGGTCCGAAAGATAACCATCTTTTGGACCCATTATACTCATCACCTACAAGCAAAACAGCTACAGACAGCATTAGCGCCGTAATATATGCCGGCACTGCAAATTTCTGCCAAATATGATAATCGATATTCGCCATAAAAAACATCAGTGCCAGTCCAAGCGCCGTCGCAAATGCCTGTTTTTTCAAATAATAAAACCGATCGTGGAATTTTACCTGTCCGTTGTAGGCACTTGTACTGTACAAAATAACCAACCCTATGATTACCAGCAGGAAAACAACTGCGAGAAGGCTGTAATCATATCCTCTCTTTTTGTTCTGCCGCGTCAATATAAATCCACTCCCCACTTATAGACAATTTACAAGTTCTTTGAATTTATCTCCTCGTTCCTCATAGTTTTTAAACATTCCCCAGCTTGCACATGCCGGCGATAACAAAACTGCATCCCCAGGCTCTGCCGCCTCAATACATTTCTCTACTGCTTCCTCAAAAGAGTCTGCCATAACATATGACACAAATCCAACTCTCTCGGCTGCTTCTGCAATTTTCTCTTTTGTTGCCCCGACTAATACGAGGAGTTTTACCTTCCCGTCAAACGCCTGAATCCATTCCTCGTACTCAGAGTCTTTGTCATATCCGCCGCCGATCAGAACTGTTGGTCGGTTCATCGCCTGAATCCCTTTGATCGCCGCATCCGGATTCGTACCTTTGGAATCATTGTAATATGCAACACCGTCTTTTTCACGCACAAATTCGATCCGGTGCTCCACTCCCGCAAATTCTTTGATCGTCCTGCGGATAACCTCCATCGGTGTCCCATATGCCGCAGCCATAGCAACTGCTGCCATCACATTCTCGTAGTTGTGTGTCCCAAGTAATTTCAGCTCATTTACATTGCAGACCAGGATTTCTTCGTCCTGCCTCAATATAATATTCCCATCATCTAAATAAATCCCTCTGTCTAGTTTACGCTGACTACTGAAATATAGAACATTCGCTTTTACATTTTCTCCAATTTTTCTTGTCACTTCATCTTCGTAATTCAGTACACAAGTATCTTCTTTCGTCTGATTTTTGGCGATATCCTCTTTTGCCTTGATATACGCTTCCATCGTATGATGACGGTTTAGATGATCCGGTGTAATATTTAAAATTGCACTGACTTTCGGGCGAAATTCATGGATTGTCTCCAACTGAAAACTACTCATCTCAGCCACCGCCACGCTGTCCTCTCTCATTTCTAACGCAGCTGCCGTGTATGGATTTCCGATATTTCCAACCACAAATACACTCTCTTTATAGTTCTTCATAATCTCTCCCAAAAGTGCAGTCGTCGTCGTCTTTCCATTGGTTCCTGTGATTGCAAGCACATCGCCTTTTCCATATGTATAGGCAAGCTCGACCTCTCCCCAGATCGGAATTCCCATATCACGCATCTTTAAGACAACCGGAAGGTCTGTAGGCACTCCAGGACTCATCACAACAAGATCAAGCGTCTCCATAACCTCCTCTGAAAGTTCTCCCAAAATGATTTCTGCTTTTGTATCGTCACCAAGCTGTGCTTTTAACACTTCTTTGTCGAGTGTCTCTTTTCCGTCATATAAAACAACCGATGCTCCAACCTGTTCTAATAATTTTCCTGCTCCGATTCCGCTGATTCCAGAACCAAATACAAGTACTTTTTTATTTTTCATATCCATATCGTTCCTCCTGCATTTTTCTATATCGCCATAAGTGCAATAAGACATAAGATTGCCGTAACAATCGAAAACACGGCCACAACCCTCGTCTCAGACCAGCCACAAAGTTCAAAATGATGATGGATTGGCGCCATTTTAAAAATGCGCTTTCCACCGGTCTTTTTAAAATAAGTTACCTGAATCATTACCGACAGTACTTCAATCAGGTAAATCAACCCTACAATCGCTATAAAAAACGGCATCTGCAGCATATAAGCCGTCGATGCGACAAAGCCCCCAAGCGCAAGAGAACCTGTATCCCCCATAAACACACTCGCCGGATATACATTGAACAACAAAAATCCAAGCAACGCGCCCACGACTGCACAAGTAATCGGTTCAATCCCGCTTTTTGTTCCAATTGCCACAACTGTAAAAAACGTTGCCACCAAAACCGTCACACTGGATGCAAGACCATCCAGTCCGTCTGTGAAATTCACTCCATTGACCGTTCCAATCACTACAACAAACAAAAGCGGAAGCGCAAAAATTCCCCAATCCAAATATTTTCCTTCCGAAAACGGAATCAGCCATGTGAGCGGCACATCTGTAAACCGAACAATATAATAAGCAAATATTCCCGTCACCAAAATCTGCAGTGCCATTTTCTGCTTTGGATACAGTCCGTCAGACCGTCTCATCACAACTTTCAAATAATCATCTAAAAATCCGATCATCCCAAATCCAAGTGTCACAAACAAAATCGGAATCACTTTCGGGTAATCTTTTATATAAATCAGAGACGTCAAAACGATACTCGCAAGAATGATCACGCCTCCCATTGTCGGCGTCCCCGCTTTCTTTAAGTGTGACTGCACACCTTCTTCTCGCTCTGTCTGCCCCATCTTCAACTTTCTAAGTATCGGGATCACAACCGGTCCCATAATCACACTCAAAGCAAATGACACCAGTACCGGTATCACCATTTTATAATCCATACCACACCTCTTCATCTCTTTAGTTATTCTTCTATAACCTTATACAGTATACAACTATTCCCCTTCCTTTTCAATCCCCAGATACGGCAGGATATTTTCAAAAATGTCCTTCACAACCGGCGCCGCAATGGTACCTCCATAATAGATTCCCTGTGGATCATGTATGACAATCATTGCCAGCACCTGCGGATTATCTGCCGGTGCAAATCCGATGAATGAGGA comes from Coprococcus phoceensis and encodes:
- a CDS encoding sigma-E processing peptidase SpoIIGA produces the protein MMDYILLLLVRKMLKCTATHGNICIGAMTGSFLTCLVIILPVLHPFLKFILFHVVVNTAMIKAGLKIKDMRNFVKALLMLYTGGFLLGGVMEHFRQYIKIGSMFLLVAVAAYYVVTWIWSFIVSVQRVNQYQCRAQLYLGQKKCCIKGMIDTGNGLRDPVTNEPVSILDRKTAMKFLGEEKMGKIRYVPYHSIGKREGVLPVVRIDKMCVENDEIHWIKNPLIGISEEEITAEDTYQMILNPDIF
- the sigG gene encoding RNA polymerase sporulation sigma factor SigG — protein: MALNKVEICGVDTSKLPLLKEEEKNALFAKIKAGDEGAKEQYIKGNLRLVLSVIKRFTNSNENPDDLFQIGCIGLIKAINNFNTELDVKFSTYAVPMIIGEIRRYMRDNNSIRVSRSLRDTAYKAIYAKEGYMKRNLREPTLQEISEEIGIAKEDIVFAMDAIQAPMSLNEPVYNDGGDALYVMDQISDKKNKEENWIEELALQAAMEHLGEREKYIIRLRFFEGRTQMEVAEDIDISQAQVSRLEKHALKVMRQYLMA
- a CDS encoding HAD family hydrolase — encoded protein: MYKACIFDLDGTLTDTLESLTYSVNETLKELKLKKITQEQCRSFVGNGARCLIERALVAGGDLEKSQMEPAMEIYGRIFGENCTYHVTPYDGIAEMLEQLKKSGIKLAVLSNKPHLQAVDVVKEFFGEDVFSYVQGQIDSVPRKPDPSAALMIAEKLGCKKEECVYVGDSEVDIKTGHAAGMKTVSVSWGFRSREILKENGAEHIIDRPEELIHMIGKGI
- a CDS encoding FMN-binding protein, producing MSSKTKIVVLHMKEVIYTVVFVVLGILLILLLTFMFLPNDEKHTSKKQEYMPGVYTSTVTLNNTSLEVEVAVDSSHINSIRFSNLDETVATMYPLIQPAIENIAEQVYDSQSLENISFPEDNPYTSQVIINAIDDALKKATVK
- the ftsZ gene encoding cell division protein FtsZ; its protein translation is MLEIKTNESEAAAKIIVVGVGGGGNNAVNRMIDEQIAGVEFIAINTDKQALQLAKAPTLMQIGDKLTKGLGAGAKPEIGEKAAEESEEEIAAALKGADMVFVTCGMGGGTGTGATPVVARIAKEQGALTVGVVTKPFRFESKTRMNNALAGIEKLKENVDTLIVIPNDKLLEVVDRRTTMPDALKKADEVLQQGIQGITDLINVPSLINLDFADVQTVMLDKGIAHIGIGYGKGDDKALEAVKEAVSSPLLETTIAGASHVIINISGDITLMDASDAAEYVQDLAGEEANIIFGAMYDDTKTDEATITVIATGLHNTGGTASKLKSRLEKTVMPTIQNVERQEAPVAQQSANKFDLGADAVNAAQPKTAGGTMPTLQVPRTPTSHVKEQSIKIPSFLKK
- the pth gene encoding aminoacyl-tRNA hydrolase, producing the protein MFVIVGLGNPTAQYEGTRHNAGFDVIDVLAEKYNISVDARKCRAFCGKGVIAGQKVLLVKPQTYMNLSGESVGGIVNYYKIDPESDLLVIYDDISLDVGQLRIRKKGSAGGHNGIKSIIAHLGTTVFPRIKVGVGEKPKNYDLADYVLGHFSKQERELMEEGYEHASDAVEQIVQGEIEAAMNVFNKKVKA
- a CDS encoding cell division protein FtsQ/DivIB, translating into MEQEREEIEERPRKKRKKKKSKIGYYLYAVVVLILTIAIIVVATLILFHVQKIDVKGTQYSEKNEVLEWVREDKYTSNALYAFWKFKFGSYKMPPYLEKVEVGLSAPWALKVKVTEKKMIGCIVSDNEYVYFDKEGLVLLKSTEKMDGVPVIEGLETETIEQYKKLSVDNEKVFSYIVELTKEIKKNDLEPDRIVWEDNSMDLYFENVCVRLGRSRFDEKVVQLPPILEKLEGKTGVLDMEYYNEASSDISFKEEVTTNE
- the sigE gene encoding RNA polymerase sporulation sigma factor SigE; translated protein: MVINTVMSHQFKFKFIPGFRTFLFPEKKDIHYIGGSEVLPAPLAVEEEAEAINELGSKDDEYAKKVLIEHNLRLVVYIAKKFDNTGVGVEDLISIGTIGLIKAINTFNPTKNIKLATYASRCIENEILMYLRRNNKTKLEVSIDEPLNVDWDGNELLLSDILGTEEDTIYRDLENEAERKLLVKAIGRLSNRERMIVRMRFGLGTLDGEEKTQKEVADLLGISQSYISRLEKKIMQRLKREMVRYES
- a CDS encoding MBL fold metallo-hydrolase RNA specificity domain-containing protein; its protein translation is MKLTFIGAAHEVTGSCHLLETNGKHILIDCGMEQGPDLYENQELPIAPGDIDFILLTHAHIDHSGLIPLMVKNGFKGQIVTTFATADLCDIMLRDSAHIQEFEAEWRNRKARRSGEPLYEPLYTMQDAQDAVELLAPCDYEQRIELCKGVEVRFTDIGHLLGSACIEIWITEEGLSRKIVFSGDVGNINQPIIKDPKQIKEADYVVIESTYGDRLHGDERPDYLGEFTRILRDTFQKGGNVVIPSFAVGRTQELLYFIREIKEKNLLSDFPNFDVYVDSPLAIEATSVFTKNERDCFDKEAMELVDQGINPLVFPGLRLSVTSDDSKLINFDSRPKVIISASGMCEAGRIRHHLKHNLWRKECTILFVGYQAVGTLGRKLIEGAPVVKLFGETIEVAARIESLKGISGHADMNGLLDWLGGFESDIRHVFVVHGEDQVTDSFAETVTERFDIPAFAPYSGGCVDLATNQILSKGNPIVKKKVEKPEKLRAESAFNRTVNAGKYLLEVIMKNEGLANKDLAKLEAQIKNLADKWNR